The following proteins are co-located in the Syntrophorhabdaceae bacterium genome:
- a CDS encoding glycosyltransferase, translating into MEADQKILTVEKKKIIIIDYYLPMFDRSSVSRGIFEITKIFKKLGYDVTFLTIFGEMEEKYRPILNDMDIEVICGDKAAMDVMGSMTIGGNLIDYALFFHKERFDYAIIESWNVAEYYIPIMRRYSPWTYIITDSVDVHFIREEKKRQNKQNIDSGDFARKKLDELRVYANSDMVWVVTEKDKRILNEYNIVDRPVEIIPYIYNKVVANNKYEDTEGLLFVGNFNHRPNEDAIIYFMNEIFPLIIEQIPDMKLVIAGNNPPESIKGFDSDNVTVTGFVKDLSPYLLGARISINPLRYGAGMKGKIGEALSWGLPVITTSIGAEGMGLIHEEHALIADTPHDFAKEVIRLYKDRKLWEKLSKNGKDKIESSLTPEIMEEKIHSIFSMLDETKDRQTGRYLIKSYPAIDLKNDLVSIIILSKDKWEYTNVCLRSVIKYSDMNFEIVFVDNGSEKPLLRLIKEWKERHGNIPVTYLRLEKNMGFAAGCNSAACISRGNYLVFLNNDTIVTPKWLSRLIAPLKADSRVAVTGPVSNYVNGRQWLKDCPIDFKKVQDVDLIKLEGFAETIIERFDNHYINTEFITGLCMAMKRELFERYGGFDEVFYPGNFEDADLSMRFKLTGYDLYVCKGIFVYHFGNVTFNTITDGHRENYNKNLKRFLKKWNINHFVSELDTFTEILNKKYEDNSFFILDNVRLSAPFIRPVVSHGIDRALDFYLEHLYCSGNPLFIGDNSMGGEAIYKRLCERYGEEELNGKGEIILFEGLFKDLMDELKDKDKYLLYQWEEDIPDEYSETCKMIVV; encoded by the coding sequence ATGGAAGCTGATCAAAAGATTTTAACAGTTGAAAAGAAAAAGATCATTATAATTGATTACTATTTGCCCATGTTCGACAGGTCATCAGTTTCAAGGGGCATATTTGAAATCACTAAAATTTTTAAGAAACTTGGTTATGATGTGACCTTTCTTACAATATTTGGAGAAATGGAGGAGAAATACCGTCCTATTCTAAATGATATGGATATTGAAGTGATATGTGGGGATAAGGCTGCAATGGATGTTATGGGGTCGATGACAATTGGTGGCAACCTAATAGATTATGCCCTTTTTTTCCACAAAGAGAGATTCGATTATGCAATTATAGAGTCCTGGAATGTGGCAGAATACTATATCCCAATTATGAGAAGATATTCACCCTGGACATATATTATAACAGATTCTGTGGATGTTCATTTTATAAGGGAAGAGAAAAAGAGGCAAAATAAACAAAATATTGATTCAGGTGATTTTGCAAGAAAAAAGCTTGATGAACTTAGAGTTTATGCAAATTCAGATATGGTATGGGTTGTAACAGAAAAGGACAAAAGAATACTTAATGAATACAATATTGTCGACAGACCAGTTGAGATTATCCCCTATATCTATAATAAAGTAGTGGCTAATAATAAATATGAGGATACAGAAGGCCTGCTATTTGTGGGAAACTTTAACCATAGACCCAATGAAGATGCCATCATTTATTTTATGAATGAGATTTTTCCCCTCATAATAGAACAGATCCCTGACATGAAATTGGTCATTGCAGGCAATAATCCACCAGAATCAATAAAAGGGTTTGATTCAGATAATGTTACGGTTACAGGATTTGTAAAAGACCTCTCTCCTTATCTTTTAGGGGCACGGATATCAATAAATCCTTTAAGGTATGGTGCTGGGATGAAAGGTAAGATTGGTGAGGCGCTCTCATGGGGGCTTCCTGTTATTACAACTTCAATAGGTGCAGAAGGTATGGGTTTAATACACGAAGAACACGCCTTGATTGCAGACACCCCCCATGATTTTGCTAAAGAGGTTATAAGATTGTATAAAGACAGAAAGCTCTGGGAGAAACTGTCAAAAAATGGAAAGGACAAGATAGAATCCAGTTTAACACCGGAAATAATGGAAGAAAAGATCCATTCTATATTTTCAATGTTAGATGAAACTAAAGACAGGCAAACAGGTCGATATCTGATAAAGAGCTATCCTGCCATAGATTTAAAAAACGACTTGGTAAGCATAATAATCCTCTCTAAAGATAAATGGGAGTATACAAATGTTTGCCTAAGGTCTGTCATCAAGTATTCTGATATGAACTTCGAGATAGTTTTTGTGGATAATGGTTCTGAAAAACCATTATTAAGATTGATAAAGGAATGGAAAGAAAGGCATGGCAATATACCGGTTACCTATTTGAGACTGGAAAAAAATATGGGATTTGCAGCAGGCTGCAATAGTGCTGCATGCATTTCAAGGGGTAATTACTTAGTATTTCTTAACAATGATACAATTGTAACACCTAAATGGCTGAGCAGGCTTATTGCACCCCTTAAAGCAGATAGCAGGGTTGCGGTGACCGGTCCTGTATCAAATTATGTGAATGGAAGACAGTGGTTAAAAGATTGTCCCATTGATTTTAAGAAGGTCCAAGATGTGGACTTAATAAAGCTTGAGGGCTTTGCAGAGACGATAATCGAAAGATTTGACAACCATTATATAAATACAGAGTTCATAACAGGTCTCTGTATGGCTATGAAAAGAGAGTTGTTTGAAAGATACGGCGGTTTCGATGAAGTGTTTTATCCAGGAAATTTTGAAGATGCTGACTTATCAATGAGATTTAAATTAACAGGATATGACCTGTATGTATGTAAAGGCATTTTTGTATATCATTTTGGCAATGTTACCTTTAATACAATTACAGATGGACACAGGGAGAACTATAACAAAAATCTTAAGAGATTTTTGAAAAAATGGAATATTAATCATTTTGTTTCTGAGCTTGATACCTTCACAGAAATACTTAATAAAAAATATGAAGATAACTCATTTTTTATTTTAGATAACGTAAGGTTAAGCGCACCTTTTATAAGGCCAGTTGTCTCTCATGGAATTGATAGGGCATTAGATTTTTACTTAGAGCATCTTTACTGTTCTGGAAATCCATTGTTTATAGGAGATAACTCCATGGGTGGAGAGGCTATTTATAAACGTTTATGTGAGAGATATGGGGAAGAAGAATTGAACGGAAAGGGTGAGATTATTCTTTTTGAAGGGTTGTTTAAAGATTTGATGGATGAATTAAAAGATAAAGATAAATATCTACTCTATCAGTGGGAAGAAGATATACCAGATGAATATTCTGAAACCTGCAAAATGATTGTTGTATAG
- a CDS encoding acetate--CoA ligase family protein: protein MERIILGVEALDFLEKEGFPVLKSRLAKTKDDAGLFASEIGFPVALKVCSPHAIHKTEINGVRYPLNNPEEVQEAFIELVENFKLIKPEKDLDGIMVQRLGSGIELIIGIHKDKQFGHVIMLGIGGIFVEAIRDVSFRMIPIEKYDARDMIEGLKAYKILTNPRQKGIDIKLIEELLLAVSQLIIKYKTITDMDMNPVFISSSGIHICDARITKELELH, encoded by the coding sequence ATGGAGAGGATAATACTCGGTGTAGAAGCCCTTGATTTTCTTGAGAAGGAAGGTTTCCCTGTCCTTAAAAGCAGGCTCGCAAAGACCAAAGATGATGCAGGACTTTTTGCCTCAGAGATAGGCTTCCCTGTGGCACTTAAGGTGTGTTCACCACATGCCATCCATAAAACAGAAATCAACGGGGTTAGATATCCTTTAAACAATCCTGAAGAGGTGCAGGAGGCATTTATAGAGCTTGTGGAAAACTTTAAATTGATAAAACCTGAAAAAGATCTTGATGGCATCATGGTGCAAAGGCTCGGCAGCGGCATTGAACTCATAATAGGTATCCATAAGGACAAACAATTTGGCCATGTTATTATGTTGGGTATAGGGGGAATATTTGTGGAGGCAATAAGGGATGTTTCATTTCGCATGATCCCCATAGAAAAATACGATGCAAGGGATATGATAGAGGGATTGAAGGCCTATAAGATTCTTACAAACCCCCGTCAGAAGGGTATAGATATAAAACTTATAGAGGAACTACTCCTTGCAGTTTCGCAGCTTATTATAAAATATAAAACCATCACAGATATGGATATGAATCCTGTCTTTATATCCAGTTCAGGCATCCATATATGCGATGCAAGGATAACAAAAGAACTCGAATTGCATTAG
- a CDS encoding PAS domain-containing sensor histidine kinase — MKKVKKEELNKNKIEDDKSLLSSPHINKIIIDNLPIGLIILDKEGNIQNMNNIAELLTGYKKDELLGIPHFKIFHGSEDKNACPIFSDILRKENTSIAIEAELRRKNNVLMDVVVVGFPLFDVSGEFIGGAELFRDITEIKRLEKERKNLLSMFAHDMKNPIIATEGFLKRISSEKAGALTEKQKEYIAIIEGATKKLKRLITDFLDFSRLDRNEYRPVLSPYDMVEGIKKQLDLIKIEAEKKNIRIIFQYKKEESHIIDADALMIDRVVSNLIDNAVKYTNTGGTINIKVESNKENTVIEVADNGIGIHKEDLPHIFDAFFRVNKDGEGSGLGLSVARAIIEAHQGVISVDSQIGKGSRFWFSIPKNLSVLMHEKEKI; from the coding sequence ATGAAAAAGGTGAAAAAGGAAGAACTAAATAAAAATAAAATCGAAGACGATAAATCTTTATTGTCCAGCCCCCACATAAACAAAATAATAATAGATAATCTACCCATCGGTCTTATCATCCTTGATAAAGAAGGTAACATACAGAATATGAATAATATTGCTGAATTGCTCACAGGGTATAAAAAGGATGAGTTGTTGGGAATACCCCATTTTAAAATATTCCATGGCTCAGAAGATAAAAACGCATGTCCTATTTTTTCAGATATATTGAGAAAAGAGAACACATCAATAGCTATAGAAGCGGAATTGAGAAGAAAAAATAATGTTTTAATGGATGTGGTTGTGGTAGGCTTTCCCCTCTTTGATGTCTCAGGTGAATTTATAGGCGGCGCCGAGCTATTCAGGGATATAACAGAGATAAAGCGACTTGAAAAGGAAAGAAAGAATCTCTTGTCTATGTTTGCCCATGATATGAAAAACCCTATTATTGCCACCGAAGGTTTTTTAAAAAGAATCTCCTCTGAAAAGGCAGGGGCTTTAACAGAAAAACAAAAAGAGTATATTGCCATAATAGAAGGGGCAACAAAAAAGCTCAAAAGGCTTATCACAGACTTTCTCGATTTCTCCAGGCTCGATAGAAATGAATATAGACCTGTATTATCCCCCTATGACATGGTGGAAGGAATCAAAAAACAGCTTGATTTAATAAAGATTGAGGCAGAAAAAAAGAATATCCGTATCATCTTTCAATACAAAAAAGAAGAAAGTCATATCATAGATGCCGATGCCCTCATGATAGACAGGGTTGTTTCAAACCTCATAGATAATGCTGTGAAATATACCAATACCGGTGGAACAATAAATATAAAAGTCGAGTCAAACAAGGAGAATACAGTTATTGAGGTTGCGGACAATGGTATAGGAATCCATAAGGAGGATCTACCCCATATATTTGATGCATTCTTTAGGGTGAACAAGGACGGAGAAGGTTCGGGTTTAGGGCTATCTGTGGCAAGGGCAATAATAGAGGCGCATCAAGGGGTTATATCTGTAGATAGCCAGATAGGTAAAGGTAGCAGGTTCTGGTTCTCTATCCCTAAAAATCTCAGTGTCCTTATGCATGAAAAAGAAAAGATATGA
- a CDS encoding CoA-binding protein, which produces MMNKRLKNLFSPKSVAVIGASQSLDKLGFHVMKSLVKGGYRGSIYPVNPRSENLWGIKAYPDIKSIPYEIDLGIIVVPAAMVPSVLQECGERMVKGIVLITAGYKEIEEEKGMFMENEIKDIASKYEMPIIGPNTFGFVNLTDGVNASFTYEFSLIKKGGVTLISQSGGFCHLCGFLAIEERLGMAKLMSLGNRVNIDFPEAMEYFLEEDEATKVIALYIEGIDEPRRLFDTVKQKGLKKPIIAFKAGKSEKGDSASRFHTGSLAGNYNIWKGALRQSSILEVTQAEELMDIAKVIDVCAPAKGPNIAVLSSQAGPGIIACDALEKNGLRLSRFSQKTQDRINELLPPVAIRTNPVDMGPAWYSPETILNILLTVLDDDGTDGIIFIAMFASANLELIGKMASLLQEIEPFNKPVICCFTAPPGVWDKDIEKMDGKNRIAIIHTPERAARAMANLWKTHMLMERDIWRG; this is translated from the coding sequence ATGATGAATAAGAGGCTTAAAAATCTATTTTCTCCTAAATCTGTGGCAGTTATAGGTGCCTCTCAAAGCCTTGACAAGCTCGGTTTTCATGTAATGAAAAGCCTTGTAAAAGGTGGATACAGAGGCTCTATTTACCCTGTAAACCCCAGGTCTGAAAACCTATGGGGTATAAAGGCATATCCGGACATAAAAAGTATCCCCTATGAGATAGATCTGGGAATCATTGTTGTTCCTGCTGCAATGGTTCCTTCTGTATTACAGGAATGCGGTGAAAGGATGGTGAAGGGCATAGTCCTCATCACAGCAGGATACAAAGAGATAGAAGAAGAAAAAGGCATGTTCATGGAAAATGAGATAAAGGATATTGCCAGTAAATATGAAATGCCCATAATAGGTCCAAATACATTCGGTTTTGTAAATCTCACAGATGGGGTGAATGCATCGTTTACCTATGAATTCTCCCTTATTAAAAAAGGTGGAGTAACGCTAATAAGCCAGAGCGGTGGTTTTTGCCACCTCTGCGGTTTTCTTGCCATAGAGGAAAGGCTTGGCATGGCAAAGCTCATGAGCCTGGGAAACCGGGTCAACATAGATTTTCCCGAGGCAATGGAATATTTTCTTGAAGAAGATGAAGCCACAAAGGTCATAGCCCTCTATATAGAAGGAATTGATGAGCCAAGAAGGCTTTTTGATACAGTAAAACAAAAGGGATTGAAAAAACCTATAATAGCCTTCAAGGCCGGCAAGAGCGAAAAAGGTGATAGTGCAAGCAGGTTTCATACAGGTTCTCTGGCGGGAAACTATAACATATGGAAAGGGGCATTGCGCCAGTCCTCTATATTGGAGGTCACCCAGGCAGAGGAGTTGATGGATATTGCTAAAGTGATTGATGTATGCGCACCTGCTAAAGGACCAAATATAGCAGTGCTTTCAAGTCAAGCAGGACCTGGTATTATTGCCTGCGATGCCCTGGAAAAGAATGGCTTGAGGCTTTCCAGATTTTCTCAAAAGACCCAGGATAGGATAAATGAACTCCTACCTCCTGTGGCAATAAGGACAAATCCTGTGGACATGGGTCCTGCCTGGTATAGTCCAGAGACCATTTTAAATATACTTTTGACAGTCCTTGATGATGATGGGACAGACGGCATTATATTCATTGCCATGTTCGCATCTGCCAACCTGGAATTGATCGGTAAGATGGCAAGTCTTCTCCAAGAGATAGAGCCATTTAATAAACCTGTTATCTGCTGTTTCACGGCACCACCTGGGGTATGGGATAAAGATATAGAGAAGATGGATGGCAAAAACAGGATTGCCATCATCCATACACCTGAAAGGGCAGCAAGGGCTATGGCAAATCTCTGGAAGACACACATGTTGATGGAAAGGGATATATGGAGAGGATAA
- a CDS encoding radical SAM protein, with translation MFSHEMIPTKRAVLDVNRSCNARCLMCYYTYEKSRWIKQKEDIKKELIDAKKRGNTSVDFTGGEPTIHPDMPEVIAFAESIGLHTCVITNGLAIEKIKRIVEAGCREWLLSIHGFEEKQDELLGVKGAWDKMNYTVEYLKKEGCFLRVNCTLTKYNYNDLKLLSRHYLEYVNARIVNFINFNPHYQWGAVEQPEVYEKLNQVQIKISEVAPYLKEALDYLEENNLWANVRYFPFCLLKGYEMHICNNPQVMFDPYEWDYGVYPKTEQRYLAYGRELQKNINSCDDRCGVCGILNVCGGVNKNYAKLHGYSELEPYETKIEHPYHFKKDLEADIIIPSYKRSQNLQNLLMEIVEKTIPPYNIILVSKVQSAAKNRNYGLERSKSLYVIMCDDDICDLPYGWNRTLINVLKENREIMAVSARLMTADGKPGKNTSNNFDLDRPIVEVEFIPTACCAFRKTHLRFDERYIRAGWEDTDFFMQLEYILRGRIAICNDVKVVHLNEEKNTGGTQNTYNQMLFQEKWFKNKTSIEKIGDLIQKGELGTALLLLKDELEKNYNNPELINLLGVLYMKMDRLDDALESFYVLATMDSSNVEYVKNLINVSQQMGRYDYLEKYLRIMIEKNPDIPEYPYLLSECLLWQNRITEAVEILENNEKRFPHHKETTLLKEEVMNSSNILHAQQ, from the coding sequence ATGTTTAGCCATGAAATGATACCTACAAAAAGGGCTGTCTTGGATGTGAACAGGTCTTGCAATGCCAGATGCCTCATGTGTTATTACACATACGAGAAGAGTAGATGGATAAAGCAAAAAGAAGACATAAAAAAGGAATTGATTGATGCAAAAAAAAGGGGCAATACATCTGTTGATTTTACAGGTGGAGAGCCCACCATCCACCCTGACATGCCTGAGGTCATAGCCTTTGCTGAATCCATTGGCCTCCATACATGTGTCATAACAAATGGTCTTGCCATAGAAAAGATAAAGAGGATAGTTGAAGCAGGGTGCAGAGAGTGGCTTCTTTCCATTCACGGGTTTGAGGAAAAACAGGACGAACTTTTAGGAGTGAAGGGTGCATGGGATAAGATGAACTATACAGTAGAATACCTCAAAAAGGAGGGTTGTTTTTTGAGGGTTAACTGTACACTTACAAAATATAACTATAATGACTTGAAATTACTCTCCAGGCATTATCTTGAATATGTAAATGCAAGGATTGTAAATTTCATAAATTTCAATCCCCATTATCAATGGGGAGCTGTGGAACAACCTGAGGTCTATGAGAAGCTCAATCAAGTTCAGATAAAGATATCAGAAGTGGCGCCGTATTTGAAAGAGGCATTGGATTACCTTGAGGAGAACAATCTTTGGGCAAATGTGAGGTATTTTCCATTCTGTCTTCTGAAAGGATATGAGATGCATATTTGCAATAATCCACAGGTTATGTTTGACCCTTATGAGTGGGATTATGGAGTATATCCAAAGACAGAACAGAGATATCTTGCCTATGGGAGAGAACTTCAAAAAAATATAAACTCCTGTGATGACAGGTGTGGTGTATGCGGAATATTGAATGTGTGTGGTGGTGTTAACAAAAATTATGCAAAACTACACGGATATTCGGAGCTTGAACCATATGAGACAAAGATAGAACATCCCTACCATTTTAAAAAGGATCTGGAAGCTGATATTATTATACCTTCATATAAACGATCGCAAAACCTCCAGAATCTCCTCATGGAGATTGTAGAAAAAACAATACCTCCTTACAATATTATCCTTGTTTCAAAGGTCCAGAGTGCAGCAAAGAATAGAAATTACGGACTTGAAAGGTCAAAGAGCCTCTATGTAATTATGTGTGATGACGATATCTGTGATCTACCTTATGGCTGGAATAGAACTCTTATAAATGTCTTGAAAGAAAATAGAGAGATTATGGCAGTTTCTGCAAGGCTCATGACGGCTGATGGAAAACCTGGCAAAAATACCTCTAATAATTTTGACCTTGATAGGCCCATTGTTGAGGTGGAGTTTATTCCAACGGCCTGCTGCGCATTTAGAAAGACGCACCTGAGGTTCGATGAAAGATATATTAGAGCAGGATGGGAAGATACAGACTTTTTTATGCAGCTGGAATATATATTGAGGGGGCGAATAGCAATATGCAATGATGTTAAGGTGGTTCATCTCAACGAGGAGAAAAACACCGGGGGAACACAAAATACTTACAATCAGATGCTCTTTCAAGAGAAATGGTTCAAAAATAAAACCTCCATTGAAAAGATTGGTGATCTGATACAGAAAGGTGAGCTGGGAACAGCTCTATTACTTCTAAAGGATGAACTGGAGAAAAATTACAATAATCCTGAATTAATAAATCTTTTAGGTGTTCTCTATATGAAAATGGACAGATTGGATGATGCCCTTGAAAGTTTTTATGTCTTAGCCACCATGGACTCAAGTAATGTGGAATACGTTAAAAACCTGATAAACGTAAGCCAACAAATGGGAAGATATGACTATCTGGAAAAATATTTAAGGATAATGATAGAAAAGAACCCTGATATCCCTGAATATCCATACCTTTTATCTGAATGTTTACTCTGGCAGAATAGAATAACTGAAGCAGTTGAAATTCTTGAAAACAATGAAAAAAGGTTTCCACATCATAAGGAGACAACGCTTTTAAAAGAAGAGGTAATGAATAGCAGTAATATACTACATGCCCAACAATAG